Below is a genomic region from Tumebacillus amylolyticus.
TAGTGAATCGGGATCTTCAAGAAATTCTGGATCGTATCGATCAACAACTCCGGACCTCCGTCGGCAAACGCCGCGTTGATCTTGGACCTGCCGACTCCCGGGATGTCCACATACGTATCCCGCATAATCGAGAACACCGAAACCTGCTTCGTGTCCGGGTTGAGGCTCGCCAACAGCATCGTGTCCGAGCGCGGACGGTCATTCGGATCGCGACGGTCCACCCCCATGAACAGGATGTTGACCGCACCCTTGCCCTCCCATTTCGCCGTGTTCAACGGCTGGTCTCCGGTCGAGAACGGTTTGTTCGCCGAAACCGTATGGAAGAACGAAAACATCGAATACACATTGTATCCGGCAAACAGCACCACAACCACCAGCACGAAGCCAATGAGGCGCCACCATACTTTTTTCTTCACTGGAATCTCCTCCACATCATCTTCTATTCCACGCGTCGGCGACTTTTCCCTTCGAATCTGGTACTCTACATACAGGACAACCATATCGTGCCAAGGAGGAATTGTTTCATGGATTGCATCTTCTGCAAAATCGTCGCAGGTGAAATTCCGTCGAAAAAAATCTACGAGGACGACCACGTTTTCGCCTTCCACGACATCAACCCGATCGCCCCGGTCCACGCCCTCGTCATCCCGAAAAAACACATCCAAAACGTGCTGGAAATCACGCCGGACGACAGCGAGACCCTGCTCAAACTGCACCAAGGCATCCAACACGTCGCGCGCGAGCTCGGGGTGGCCGAATCCGGCTTCCGCGTCATCACGAACACCAACGAGCACGGCCAACAGACCGTCTTCCATCTCCACTACCATGTGGTCGGCGGACGACAATTGGAATGGAAGATGTAAAACTCTTCTACTTTTTTCAACAAAATGGTACACTGGATGTAACTTGATGTAGAGAAGAGGGGATTGTTTCGTGGCGAAGTTCGCTCCATTTTTCAACACGTTGCTGTTCACATTGGTTGCGACGCTCGGCGTTTCTCGTATTCTGGCCCATACACCAGTTTCCCCGTATCTTCCCTATATCAACGTCCTCATCTCCGCCTTGATCGTGCTGTTCTTCTACCGCAAGATGAAGATCAGCATCGAACGCTATTACCAGGCGAGCGCCCGTCGGCGCCGTTCCTCCAATTCATGAAAAAAGACCGCGCCCGTCACTCGGCCGCGGTCTTTCTTTGTACTTTCGCCCGAATTTTGCGGAGCAGCGAGCGGTACTGGGCCACTTCGTCCGGTTGCAGGTAGAACAGTTTGCGCACAGGATAGCCGGTCAAACGTCCAAAGCTGTACACCGTAACGAGGAACATCGTCATATACGCGAGCGTCTTCGCCCACGCACTGCCCATCATCCCCAAGTGCGGAATCAGCAACACGGAAACCACGACGTTGGTGAGAATCGAAACGAACTGCAACATCGTCGTCACACGCGGACGTCCGAGTTGGTTGTTGAAAAACGTCGTCAGCACCGTCGTCAGTCCGTACAGGGCAATCCCCGGAATTACGACGTGGAAGATCGGTGTCGCCGCCATAAACTTCGCCCCATACGCCAACTGCATCACCCACGTCATGATCGTGTACATCCCGATCACCGAGAGAATGACGACAACCGCCGTATGGCGGAAGATCCTCGCCGTCAATTGCGTGGAGTCTTTCTCTTCGAGCGTCGACATCCGCGTCAGCACGACTTGCAGAATCGACGAGGAGAGCACGTTCAACAGTTCCGCCGTGATGATCGCCGTCGAGTACACGCCCATGTTGGTCGGTCCGAGCAGCCAGAACACCAGCGTCATGTCGATGCGCGCATTCAGAATCCAGAGCAAGTTTGCGCCGACCAAATTCAAGCCGAAATTCATCGTCTCGCGGCGGATCGTTTTGTCCCCACGAAGCGTAATGCGGAAGTTGGTCTTGCGCCGGACCACATAGAGCGAGAACATCGAGGTCAGCACGTAGGAGCCGAACCACGCCCCGATCACATAGATCGTCTGGCTGGCTTCAATCGGTCTGAATCCGAACACCACGAGGAGCATCAGCAGAAGGAACACGACCGCCTGCACGGTGTTCAAGCGGTTCAACCATTCCAATTCGTTCATGCCCCACATCAGACGCGTCACATAGACGTGGAACATCGCAAACGGTGCCATGATGCCCACAATCCAAGCGCCGCGGGTCGCCAATGGGTCGATGCCCCAGAAGCCGCCCCACAGCCATTTCGTCCCCAAAAGCGCCAAAGCAAACAGTGTGCCTGCGAGCACCGCGTAATATTGAAGCGATGTCGAGAAGACCGCCTGTGGATCGCGCTTCTGCTTGTTGATCCCGTATGGAATGTATTCACTGAACGTTCCGATTACCGGCGAATAATAGCTGAAATAGTTTTGCGTGTTCGTCAGATACCCTCGCCCCGTCGGGCCCAGATAGCGAGCGGTGATGATCGAGGTCACAAACGACACCCCGGAGAGGAAAAACTTATAGAACAATGCCCAAAAGATCCGCATCAACGGAGTCATTCTCTTACACCTTCATTCGACTTGACTTTGTTACACTCCTCACATTGTAGCATAGAGCAGAAAAAAGGGCATCGTCCGCAAGCGCGGAGATGCCCTTTTTTAGCCAATCATCAGGCTCTCATCATCTTCTCGACATCTACGCCGCTTCCGTATTGGGAGCTCCGACGCCGTTCTCACGGCGAATCACACGGCTGAAGATCGCGAACAAAACCACGCCCGAAAGCGCTGCCAATCCGCCGCTGAGCAAGATGACCGGCCGGATCGTGAACGCTTTGAGCAACCAGCCGGACGACAGCATCGTCATCACCATAAACCCGTTGAAAACCGTCGAGGCCGACATTTGCGTGCGTCCTTGGAACGTAAAGTCCACTTTGGTTTGCAGAATCGTCGTGATTCCGACATTGACCATCATCAGTCCAAACGAGAACACCACAAGCGACGCCGCCGTCATGTAGAAGTTGTTGACGGCGACCATCCCGGCGAGAAAAGCTCCCGCAATGAGCATCCCCATCGAAACCATACGATGCAGCGGTACTTTCAATTTGCCGATGATCAGTGAGGACACGAACATCCCCGCCCCCTGCACCGAAGCCAGAATCGCCATCATTTCCTTGGGCAAGCCGAGGAAATCGGTGACGATGAACACTTCCAGCACGTTGATGATGCCGGCAGCCATCCCGTACATCATGTACACGAACAGCACCGGACGAACGTACGAATTGCCCCACGAATACTGGAATCCGGCTTTGACATCCACCCAAATTCCACTGAATGTCCGCACCTTGCTCGATTCCGGTTGATCGACACGGATGGTCGAAAGCAGCCAGACCGCCACGAGAAACAGCGTAACCGTCACAGCCAGCCCGCCGCTCGCCCCGATGAGCAAATAAAACGCCGCCCCCGCCGTCGGCCCCAGCAGTTGGACCGCCGAGCTGGATGCTTGACGCAAACTCGTTGCATATTTGCGGTCCTCCGCGTCCACGAACAGCATGAAAAATCCCATGTTCGAAGAGCGGAAAAACAACGTGCCAATCGCGGAGACGAAGGCACAAGCATAGATCATGTACAACGATCCGTTCAGATAGGCAACGACCAACAACGCCATAATGAGTGCTCGGAATAAGATCGCTCCCATAACCGTTCGCTGGCGATTCCATCGATCCGCCAACGCGCCCACAAACAACCCGAAGAGGAAGATTGGAGCGTACTCACAGAACAAATTGAATGAAAGTGACAGCGCAGAGCCCTTTGAGAGGTCCAGCACCAAGAACATCATCGTGATGTTTCGCACCCAGTCCCCGAGATCGGAAGCCCATGTGGCCAACCAAAACCGGAAGAATCTGGGGTTGCGTTTCATGAAAGCAATCATTCTGACACCCCTCCCCTTGTCCATTTTATCTTACCTCTTGCAAATTCCCAAAGAGTATAGTCAAAAATTTTTTGTATGCTTCGATTGTATTCTTAACTTATCCCTCGTGTAAAGTACAAATTCTCTGAAAACACAAAAAACCCCAGCCCCCATTCCCTTTCGCATGTCCGCGTTTTGCACCGCATAGAATCCCAAAGAGGGACAACTGTGGACAGGGGGGAGATCGCGAATGCCCTTTTTCAGTACGGTCGTGTTGGACTTTTTCGTGGCGCTCGGGATCGTCCTCGGCGGTTCGATCATTGGCGCCCTCGGCGCTTTTCTCATGCATCACCCGCCCATGAATTCCATGCTCAAACTCGCCGAGCAGTTGAAAATCTGGGCGTTGGTCGCAGCCCTTGGCGGCACGTATGACACGCTCAAACTGATCGACACCGGCGTGTTCGATCTGCAGTTCAACGGGATCGTCAAACAGTTTTGCTACCTGCTCGCAGCCTTTTTGGGCTGCAACGCCGGATTCTATATCGTGAAGTGGTTGGTGGGAGACATCCGATGAAGAACCGCCAATTTTTTGCCACCCTTGCGGTCGGGACGCTGTTTGGCGCGGCCGCCCTGCTTGCGATGCGCGGGCATGACCTCGACTTGCTCTATCTCAAATACCTGCAGTGCCGGGAGACCGCCCAACAATTGCTGGAAGACAAGCAAAAACTCGAAGACGAACTCTCGCACGCACAGAAGTACAAAGACCGCCGCCTGCGCAAATTGAACATCGTCGTCGAACAGGCCCCCGACGAATTCGCCAAAGTCGCCGTCCAGCGGGAAGTCAAACGCCAGCTCAACACCATGCTCGACAAAGAACTTTCCCTGCTGGAGAACGACCCCAACTTGTTCAAAAGCCTCCTCGAAGGCAGAAGCCTCGAAATCGGCGGGCAGACCCTGCACCTGCAAATTACATCCGTCATCATCGGCGAAACCACCACGGTCTACGTCAACGCCCTCAAGGAACAAAAAACCATCAAACACGAAAGCGAGCCCCCAACGGTGCTTCCCTAATAAAAAGAGACCCTCGCGGCCGAGCCGCATCGGGTCTCCTTTTGCTTACTCGGCCAGGAATTGCGCTTGTGCATTCATGCGGATCATCTGAATGCGCAGACGGTGCAACTCCTGTTCCTCCAATTGGCAGACAAACGTCGGGACGTTGGACAGATAGGCGACCAGTTGTTCACGTTCGGCGAACTTCGGCGGTACTTCATCGCTCAAGACGAGGATGCCCAGTTCGGCGACCGATTCGAGCATCGCTTTGTCCGCTTTCCATTCCAAACGGAACAGCGCGGTGTGCTCCGCTTCACGCAGCGCATAGTCGACACGTCCGATCAAATGGAACGTCTCTTCGAATACGACGAGGCCCGTCACCATGCCATACGTCAATTCCTGCTCGTCGCCTTGGTGTAGACGAATCTGCACACCACCCTGTGGCACCAACATCGGCCACGTCAACTCCTGGTCGGGGATATGTAGAATGCCTGTGCCGACAGGCAAGGGATAGTTGCGAAGCTCCGCCAACGCGTCCTGCCCGGAGAGCAGGCCGAGATAGGGTTGTTTCTCCATGTGCGGTCATTCCTCACTTCTACTCTAGGTTCACTTTCTACTATTAAAATGCTATTGCAGTTTGATCTTCAAACTGAGCATGTCTGTGCGGGAGCCGTCCTTGGCGCTTTTGGTGTAAAAGTCCACGGTCAGCGTCTGCCCTTTGTACTCGGGAGGAAGCGAAAGATCGGCTTTGATCGTGCCCCATTCCGGTGCGCCGGCGCTGGCTTTGATCCCGCTTTCCGATTCGATGACCACCTTGTTCTGATCACGAACACGGAAGTACCCCACCGCTTCGAAAGCGCGCATCTTGCCGATGAACGAAAGCGTCTTGCTCGATTCGCTCCAATCGATGCGTTCGAGTTGGAAGGAGTTGTTCGAGAACGCCGCCCCCTTCAAGGGATACGAACCGCTTCCCGAATACGCGGAGAGTGTGATGACATCGGACGTACTCGGTGTGGGCGTGGTCGTCCCTCCCTCGGAGGGTGACGGATCGTTGGTGCCGTTGCTTGGGGTCGTGCTGTTGTCTTGAGGAACAGGGGCCGGTTGCGCTGGTTTCGTGGAGTCGGAAGGTTGCGACGGAGTGGAGTCGACCGGTGCCGTGACGAGTTTGTCACCTTGGGTGTACTGGTACGCCGTGAATCCGCCGCCGCCGAGCACGATCACAACGGCTCCGGCTGTTGCCCATTTCTTGAAGCTCATTCTAACGCCCCCTTGCCTTGTTAAGAATCGTATTAGTTCCTAGTCTATACCATATAGCCTCTCGGAGACAACGTCTGGAGATGTGGTATACTGGATTCATCTTACTTTTGATGGCAAGGAGTCTTCTAAGATGGCGAAATTGTACCGAGACATGACCCACGAAGAACTAGAAGCAGAAATGACCCGCCTGCAAGACGAAGGGCACCGGGCCCTCTCCGACGA
It encodes:
- a CDS encoding histidine triad nucleotide-binding protein, whose amino-acid sequence is MDCIFCKIVAGEIPSKKIYEDDHVFAFHDINPIAPVHALVIPKKHIQNVLEITPDDSETLLKLHQGIQHVARELGVAESGFRVITNTNEHGQQTVFHLHYHVVGGRQLEWKM
- a CDS encoding oligosaccharide flippase family protein → MRIFWALFYKFFLSGVSFVTSIITARYLGPTGRGYLTNTQNYFSYYSPVIGTFSEYIPYGINKQKRDPQAVFSTSLQYYAVLAGTLFALALLGTKWLWGGFWGIDPLATRGAWIVGIMAPFAMFHVYVTRLMWGMNELEWLNRLNTVQAVVFLLLMLLVVFGFRPIEASQTIYVIGAWFGSYVLTSMFSLYVVRRKTNFRITLRGDKTIRRETMNFGLNLVGANLLWILNARIDMTLVFWLLGPTNMGVYSTAIITAELLNVLSSSILQVVLTRMSTLEEKDSTQLTARIFRHTAVVVILSVIGMYTIMTWVMQLAYGAKFMAATPIFHVVIPGIALYGLTTVLTTFFNNQLGRPRVTTMLQFVSILTNVVVSVLLIPHLGMMGSAWAKTLAYMTMFLVTVYSFGRLTGYPVRKLFYLQPDEVAQYRSLLRKIRAKVQRKTAAE
- a CDS encoding MFS transporter — encoded protein: MIAFMKRNPRFFRFWLATWASDLGDWVRNITMMFLVLDLSKGSALSLSFNLFCEYAPIFLFGLFVGALADRWNRQRTVMGAILFRALIMALLVVAYLNGSLYMIYACAFVSAIGTLFFRSSNMGFFMLFVDAEDRKYATSLRQASSSAVQLLGPTAGAAFYLLIGASGGLAVTVTLFLVAVWLLSTIRVDQPESSKVRTFSGIWVDVKAGFQYSWGNSYVRPVLFVYMMYGMAAGIINVLEVFIVTDFLGLPKEMMAILASVQGAGMFVSSLIIGKLKVPLHRMVSMGMLIAGAFLAGMVAVNNFYMTAASLVVFSFGLMMVNVGITTILQTKVDFTFQGRTQMSASTVFNGFMVMTMLSSGWLLKAFTIRPVILLSGGLAALSGVVLFAIFSRVIRRENGVGAPNTEAA
- a CDS encoding YtrH family sporulation protein, with the translated sequence MPFFSTVVLDFFVALGIVLGGSIIGALGAFLMHHPPMNSMLKLAEQLKIWALVAALGGTYDTLKLIDTGVFDLQFNGIVKQFCYLLAAFLGCNAGFYIVKWLVGDIR
- a CDS encoding Gmad2 immunoglobulin-like domain-containing protein; protein product: MSFKKWATAGAVVIVLGGGGFTAYQYTQGDKLVTAPVDSTPSQPSDSTKPAQPAPVPQDNSTTPSNGTNDPSPSEGGTTTPTPSTSDVITLSAYSGSGSYPLKGAAFSNNSFQLERIDWSESSKTLSFIGKMRAFEAVGYFRVRDQNKVVIESESGIKASAGAPEWGTIKADLSLPPEYKGQTLTVDFYTKSAKDGSRTDMLSLKIKLQ